The following DNA comes from Photobacterium sp. DA100.
GCGAACATGGCGGTATGCTCTCCAACGATATCGCCCGCACGGATCGTCGCAAAGCCAATTTCATCTCGGCTGCGCTCACCGGTGATCCCTTCGCGGGCATAGACAGCAACATCGCTCAGCTTGTTGCCCATCGCCCCGGCAATCGCCTCGCCCATACCAATCGCGGTACCAGACGGCGCATCCACCTTATGGCGATGGTGGGCCTCGATCACTTCGATATCGCAGTAATCCCCCATCACCTTGGCCGCTTTCTCAAGCAACTTAAACACCAGGTTGACACCGACACTGTAATTCGGAGCCATCACAACAGGGACAGACTTGGCAGCCTGATCGATTTGGGCACGCTCTTCATCGCTGAAACCCGTGGTACCAATTACGATTTTTTTACCGTGCTGCTGGCAGAATGCCAGATTCGCCAACGTCGCTGCCGGTGCAGTAAAGTCGATAAGCACATCAAAATCATCAGCGGCCTTGACCAAGTCCTCGACAATCATTACCGATACCGGGCCAATCCCAGCCAACTCACCCGCATCGGCACCAATCAACGTCGATTCAGGACGCTCTGTCGCTGCGCCCAATACCGCCTGCTCGGACAAGTGTGTCGCTTTCAGTAACTGGCGGCCCATACGTCCTGCCGCGCCAGCAATCGCAATTCTTACCATTGCGCTTCATCTCCCTGGTTCTATGTTCTTTGTGTTCTCCAATGTAGCCTGTTGAGACAGATAAAAAAAGCCCCAGCGTATGCTGGGGCTGATAAATCTGAAACGCTCATCGACAGTCGTTCGGCGCTTAGACGTTTTTGACCTGCAATTCACGCGGCACTTCGAAAAACATATTTTCTTCACGGCCGGTCAATTCTTCTACGCTGGCATCCGTTTGGGCCTGAATACGGCTGATGATCTGGTTAACCAGCTCTTCTGGCGCAGAGGCACCGGCGGTAATACCGATTTTCGCCTTGCCGTCAAACCAGGCCGGATCAACATCTTCAGGGCAATCGGTCAGGTAACCCGGCGTGC
Coding sequences within:
- the dapB gene encoding 4-hydroxy-tetrahydrodipicolinate reductase — encoded protein: MVRIAIAGAAGRMGRQLLKATHLSEQAVLGAATERPESTLIGADAGELAGIGPVSVMIVEDLVKAADDFDVLIDFTAPAATLANLAFCQQHGKKIVIGTTGFSDEERAQIDQAAKSVPVVMAPNYSVGVNLVFKLLEKAAKVMGDYCDIEVIEAHHRHKVDAPSGTAIGMGEAIAGAMGNKLSDVAVYAREGITGERSRDEIGFATIRAGDIVGEHTAMFADIGERVEITHKATDRMTFASGAVRAAAWLNSKPAGFYTMHDVLGLDEL